From a region of the Sulfuriferula plumbiphila genome:
- a CDS encoding CehA/McbA family metallohydrolase domain-containing protein, with the protein MKKMTNQELKSKLGDYFAPEGLYQKTKDMSFLGKVSCNVESIVAGSWHEIVIDYELGASGMADGSVFKATFRFYSDWALFQNTDPAGANYISAEYHASPTLPGQSTATVQKLSVRFDQKGHERPFQKAVIVDTYDGYLKAGDHIIIRLGDRRFGGAGTRVQTFVEENFKIRCYVDPLGTSRFAAIGDDLVIQVVPGVPAQLLWAGSRIVRAGEKFPLRLRAEDEWGNTCRNHPEKVIISATLDGKPVYQKEALLAEQGWAVLLLEDLPTKKTGELAVTARLPGHLTIKPQTFYVTIDKNLMSPRIYYCDLHVHSEDTIGTNSTSYNLTYGRDVSGLDVLAFAHNDFNITTERWNKTVELIRQITHDGSFVAYPGTEWCGSSCAGGDHNVVFLHDHDPEFPFLKTGEHVRSVDWNEDTKGGGVEPGAWPLEELWAAYAKDPEGHLLIPHVGGRRCILDWHYPKLERLIEIGSSWGHFGWLYQEAMERGYKIGASMAGDEHRGRCGGGVPGTAVFGTKGGMAGVISPALTRKDIAQSLRARHTFASTGERTYGIIHCGDHIMGDEFEHQGPATITYRFLGEAGWDEIVAFDHTGEIWRRDLQQELGYSERKIRFRWGGARVKDRYRWAIWKGTVTITNAVINDFQGLGFEHREETCWRESATTIGFKSDTYGDVDAIEIDVSHLATATIRVEGTIDGYVKVGDPLKGNPFVHCPTFSWEISGKELLEAARLKKDLPGIEMFLGLERMSEQPAPRDVSGKIELEPKNGPHGFRPVYLLGRQVDDAKVWTSAMFIEFK; encoded by the coding sequence ATGAAGAAAATGACGAATCAAGAACTGAAAAGCAAACTTGGCGATTATTTTGCGCCCGAGGGGCTGTATCAAAAAACCAAGGACATGTCTTTCCTGGGCAAGGTCAGTTGCAATGTGGAAAGCATTGTTGCCGGTTCCTGGCATGAAATTGTGATCGACTACGAGCTCGGTGCTTCCGGCATGGCCGACGGATCTGTTTTCAAGGCGACTTTTCGCTTCTATTCCGATTGGGCCCTGTTCCAAAATACCGACCCTGCGGGCGCCAACTATATCTCGGCCGAATATCATGCCAGCCCGACACTGCCGGGCCAGAGCACCGCGACGGTGCAGAAGCTCAGCGTGCGCTTCGACCAGAAGGGCCATGAGCGGCCGTTTCAGAAGGCAGTGATCGTCGATACTTACGATGGCTATCTCAAGGCCGGCGATCACATCATCATCCGTCTCGGCGACCGTCGTTTCGGCGGCGCGGGGACGCGCGTGCAAACCTTCGTCGAAGAGAATTTCAAGATCCGCTGCTACGTTGACCCGCTTGGCACCTCGCGCTTCGCCGCCATCGGCGACGATCTCGTCATCCAGGTCGTGCCGGGGGTGCCGGCGCAGTTGTTGTGGGCAGGTTCGCGTATCGTGCGCGCTGGCGAAAAATTCCCGCTGCGGCTGCGCGCCGAAGATGAGTGGGGCAACACGTGCAGGAATCATCCGGAGAAAGTCATCATCAGCGCGACCCTGGATGGCAAGCCTGTCTACCAAAAGGAGGCGCTTCTTGCTGAGCAGGGATGGGCCGTGCTGCTGCTGGAAGACCTGCCGACCAAAAAGACGGGAGAACTTGCCGTGACTGCGCGTTTGCCGGGCCATCTCACTATCAAGCCACAGACTTTCTACGTGACCATAGACAAGAACTTGATGTCACCGCGCATTTACTACTGCGACTTGCATGTGCATTCGGAGGACACCATCGGTACTAACTCGACTAGTTATAATCTGACTTATGGCCGCGACGTGAGCGGCCTTGACGTGCTGGCTTTCGCACACAACGATTTCAATATCACCACCGAGCGCTGGAACAAAACCGTCGAGTTGATCCGCCAGATTACGCACGACGGCAGCTTCGTCGCCTACCCCGGCACCGAGTGGTGCGGCAGTTCGTGCGCGGGCGGCGATCACAATGTGGTGTTCCTGCATGACCACGACCCCGAATTCCCCTTCCTCAAGACCGGCGAGCATGTGCGCTCGGTGGACTGGAACGAGGATACCAAGGGGGGGGGAGTTGAGCCCGGCGCCTGGCCCCTGGAAGAACTGTGGGCGGCGTATGCGAAAGACCCCGAAGGGCATCTGTTGATTCCGCATGTGGGCGGGCGGCGCTGCATTCTCGATTGGCACTATCCTAAACTTGAGCGCTTGATTGAAATTGGATCGAGCTGGGGCCACTTCGGCTGGTTGTACCAGGAGGCAATGGAACGCGGCTACAAGATCGGTGCTTCGATGGCCGGCGACGAGCATCGTGGCCGTTGCGGCGGCGGCGTGCCGGGTACGGCGGTGTTCGGCACCAAAGGGGGTATGGCTGGGGTGATTTCTCCCGCGCTCACGCGCAAGGACATCGCGCAATCGTTGCGCGCGCGTCACACTTTCGCGTCCACCGGCGAGCGGACTTACGGCATCATCCATTGTGGCGATCACATCATGGGCGATGAGTTCGAACACCAGGGCCCGGCGACCATAACCTACCGTTTCCTGGGCGAAGCGGGCTGGGACGAAATTGTCGCGTTCGACCACACCGGCGAAATCTGGCGCCGCGATTTGCAACAGGAACTCGGCTATTCCGAGCGCAAAATTCGCTTCCGCTGGGGTGGTGCGCGCGTGAAGGATCGCTACCGCTGGGCCATCTGGAAAGGTACGGTCACCATCACCAACGCCGTGATCAACGACTTCCAGGGGCTGGGCTTCGAGCATCGCGAGGAAACCTGCTGGCGCGAGAGTGCGACGACCATCGGCTTCAAGAGTGATACGTATGGCGACGTGGATGCGATCGAAATCGATGTGTCACACCTGGCGACGGCGACGATCCGCGTCGAAGGCACTATCGACGGCTACGTGAAGGTAGGCGATCCGCTCAAGGGCAATCCGTTCGTGCATTGCCCGACCTTTAGCTGGGAGATCAGTGGCAAAGAGCTGCTGGAAGCGGCGCGGCTGAAAAAAGATTTACCCGGTATCGAAATGTTTCTGGGGTTGGAACGCATGAGCGAGCAGCCTGCACCGCGGGATGTTTCAGGCAAAATCGAGCTGGAGCCGAAGAACGGACCCCATGGGTTCAGGCCGGTGTATCTGCTCGGGCGACAGGTGGATGATGCGAAGGTGTGGACATCCGCCATGTTCATCGAATTCAAGTAA
- a CDS encoding AtpZ/AtpI family protein has translation MLLVSAGTILTSMAITGFILGYGVDTWLDTQPIFTLSFGCLGFAGGMLKSCQLLAGANPKSEPR, from the coding sequence ATGTTGCTGGTGAGTGCGGGGACCATATTGACTTCAATGGCGATAACAGGATTTATCCTGGGATATGGTGTCGATACATGGCTTGATACGCAGCCGATCTTCACTCTCTCGTTTGGATGCCTGGGGTTTGCCGGAGGGATGCTGAAGTCTTGCCAGCTGCTAGCCGGCGCAAATCCGAAATCGGAGCCCAGGTGA
- a CDS encoding ATP synthase subunit I — protein sequence MHSVLQPRGLMVLQMVVSMGVAATFWITGYFPQAQSALYGGLASVALAVLLKRSVIKAGKITLDTPGKSVLILYLGAVQRCIIVLGVFGVGFAVFKLEPLASLIGFGAAQLSYLACLMRE from the coding sequence ATGCATTCGGTGTTGCAGCCTCGTGGCCTTATGGTCTTGCAGATGGTTGTGAGTATGGGGGTAGCGGCAACATTCTGGATTACAGGATATTTTCCGCAAGCGCAATCCGCCCTTTACGGCGGATTGGCAAGCGTAGCCCTGGCTGTATTGCTGAAGCGAAGCGTGATCAAAGCCGGGAAAATCACGCTGGATACGCCCGGGAAAAGCGTATTGATTCTGTACTTGGGGGCTGTGCAGCGCTGCATCATCGTGCTGGGAGTATTCGGTGTGGGTTTTGCGGTATTCAAGCTTGAGCCGCTGGCAAGCCTGATTGGATTTGGAGCGGCTCAACTGAGCTACCTGGCCTGCTTGATGAGGGAATAG